A window of Tautonia plasticadhaerens contains these coding sequences:
- the dacB gene encoding D-alanyl-D-alanine carboxypeptidase/D-alanyl-D-alanine endopeptidase, with protein MRRKVGACGSCIGWLLAASIPAWAGDDGSSGPIADRVAEIIATPGFEAGHWGVLVVDRSSGEVLFEHEADRLFIPAEVAQLFPAASALEALGVDHRFQTPVHRRGEVGPGGTLDGDLILVAVGDPSLGGRTSPKDGSLLYRDVDHTRAGSTQGAALVEADPLAGLDHLAREVKAAGISAVSGEVIVDDRLFEPTPVEGAVPSRIVPIAVNDNLVDVVVTPAAEPGKPAGVVTVPPSDFYAAESRVETVPEGQPPRIEVVREGTRRFSVRGQIPVGHPPVVRVYEVEQPGDFARALFVEQLRARGVRVDASPLGENPGDRLPSSPVVAQLPRVAQYTSPPLREYVRMILKVGHHLHAGSLPLLLAAAEGQRSLAEGLRRQGAIHERLGLPAGGISLADGAGTHRSDLVSPRAVVALLRAMDTRPGGPAFEAALPVIGREGTTLDVVAADSPARGHARAHSGTSWSVDATTGRPVLLCKSLAGYMETASGRDLAFAYFVNLVPSTGAADRGVTGLSSARLLGALCEAFYADQSPGSPSASVPPVPPAPAPQVPPPAGPNATDE; from the coding sequence ATGCGACGCAAGGTCGGGGCGTGCGGGTCCTGCATCGGCTGGCTCCTGGCGGCGTCGATCCCGGCCTGGGCGGGGGACGACGGGTCGTCGGGACCGATCGCCGACCGGGTCGCGGAGATCATCGCGACCCCCGGCTTCGAGGCCGGGCACTGGGGCGTCCTCGTCGTCGATCGGAGTTCGGGCGAGGTCCTCTTCGAGCACGAGGCCGATCGCCTGTTCATCCCCGCCGAGGTCGCCCAGCTCTTCCCCGCCGCCTCGGCCCTGGAGGCATTGGGGGTCGACCACCGATTCCAGACCCCCGTCCACCGCCGGGGGGAGGTGGGGCCGGGCGGCACCCTCGACGGCGACCTCATCCTGGTCGCCGTCGGGGACCCCAGCCTCGGCGGCCGGACCAGCCCCAAGGACGGCTCGCTGCTCTACCGGGACGTCGACCACACCCGGGCCGGCTCGACCCAGGGGGCCGCACTCGTCGAGGCCGACCCGCTGGCCGGCCTGGACCACCTGGCCCGCGAGGTCAAGGCCGCCGGCATCTCGGCCGTCTCCGGCGAGGTGATCGTCGACGACCGACTCTTCGAGCCGACGCCGGTCGAGGGGGCCGTGCCCTCCCGGATCGTGCCGATCGCGGTGAACGACAACCTCGTCGACGTGGTCGTCACCCCCGCCGCCGAGCCGGGCAAGCCGGCCGGGGTGGTCACCGTGCCGCCCTCGGACTTCTACGCCGCCGAGTCACGGGTCGAGACCGTGCCCGAGGGGCAGCCGCCCCGGATCGAGGTGGTCCGTGAGGGGACCCGGCGGTTCTCGGTCCGGGGACAGATCCCGGTGGGCCACCCGCCGGTGGTCCGGGTCTACGAGGTCGAGCAGCCGGGGGACTTCGCCCGGGCCCTGTTCGTCGAGCAACTCCGGGCCCGGGGGGTCCGGGTCGACGCCTCCCCGCTGGGGGAGAACCCCGGGGATCGCCTGCCGTCCTCCCCGGTGGTGGCCCAGTTGCCGAGGGTGGCGCAATACACCTCCCCCCCGCTCCGGGAGTACGTCCGGATGATCCTCAAGGTCGGCCACCACCTGCACGCGGGGTCGCTCCCCCTGCTGCTGGCCGCCGCCGAGGGGCAGCGATCCCTGGCCGAAGGGCTCCGACGCCAGGGGGCGATCCACGAGCGGCTCGGCTTGCCCGCCGGCGGGATCAGCCTGGCCGACGGCGCCGGGACGCACCGGTCCGACCTCGTCTCCCCCCGGGCCGTCGTCGCCCTGCTCCGCGCCATGGACACCCGCCCCGGGGGCCCGGCCTTCGAGGCCGCCTTGCCCGTGATCGGCCGGGAGGGGACGACGCTCGACGTGGTCGCCGCCGACAGCCCCGCCCGGGGTCACGCCCGGGCCCACTCCGGCACGTCCTGGTCGGTGGACGCGACGACCGGCAGGCCGGTGCTGCTCTGCAAGTCGCTGGCCGGCTACATGGAGACGGCCTCGGGCCGCGACCTCGCCTTCGCCTACTTCGTCAACCTCGTCCCCAGCACCGGCGCCGCCGACCGGGGCGTCACCGGCCTGTCGTCGGCCCGGCTCCTGGGGGCACTCTGCGAGGCCTTCTACGCCGACCAATCCCCGGGTTCCCCCTCCGCCTCCGTCCCGCCCGTCCCCCCCGCCCCCGCCCCCCAGGTGCCTCCCCCGGCGGGCCCGAACGCGACCGATGAGTGA
- a CDS encoding PhzF family phenazine biosynthesis protein, translating to MGQRIVQVDAFADRPFSGNPAAVCVLRSPADEGWMRAVAREMNLSETAFLHPEPRPDEPDSYRLRWFTPTVEVDLCGHATLAAAHVLWEDGHRPEGEPITFSTRSGRLRARRPGGLIALDFPSEPVAEREPPRGLVEAIGLVPRFVGGNRMDVLVQVDTEEEVLGLSPDFGRLRAIPTRGVIVTARSDRPGVDFVSRFFAPAAGVDEDPVTGSAHCALAPFWSERLGLGTMTGEQVSARRGTVRVRVLGDRVELAGSAVTVLRGELA from the coding sequence ATGGGACAGCGAATAGTCCAAGTCGACGCCTTCGCCGATCGACCCTTCTCCGGCAACCCGGCGGCCGTCTGCGTGCTCCGGTCCCCGGCGGACGAGGGTTGGATGCGGGCGGTCGCCCGGGAGATGAACCTCTCGGAGACGGCGTTCCTGCATCCCGAGCCCCGGCCCGATGAGCCGGACTCCTACCGGCTCCGGTGGTTCACGCCGACCGTCGAGGTCGACCTCTGCGGCCATGCCACCCTGGCCGCCGCCCACGTCCTCTGGGAGGACGGCCACCGGCCCGAGGGGGAGCCGATCACCTTCTCGACCCGATCGGGGAGGCTCCGGGCACGGCGCCCGGGGGGCCTCATCGCGCTGGACTTCCCCTCGGAGCCGGTCGCCGAGCGGGAGCCCCCCCGGGGGCTGGTCGAGGCGATCGGCCTGGTCCCCCGGTTCGTCGGCGGGAACCGGATGGACGTGCTGGTCCAGGTCGACACCGAGGAGGAGGTCCTCGGCCTCTCCCCCGATTTCGGCCGGCTCCGAGCGATCCCGACCCGAGGGGTGATCGTCACCGCCCGGTCCGACCGCCCCGGCGTCGACTTCGTCTCCCGGTTCTTCGCCCCCGCCGCCGGGGTCGATGAGGATCCGGTCACGGGCTCCGCCCACTGCGCCCTCGCCCCATTCTGGAGCGAACGCCTCGGCCTCGGCACCATGACCGGCGAGCAGGTCTCCGCCCGTCGGGGGACGGTCCGGGTCCGGGTGCTCGGCGACCGGGTCGAGCTGGCGGGGTCGGCCGTGACCGTCCTGCGGGGTGAGCTCGCCTGA
- a CDS encoding protein kinase domain-containing protein yields MPEPMIGRPAPEFDLASVSADRGEGRSRSVDFRGRWLALVFYPRDFSLVCPTELTALADRIDEFEAIGCGVLGVSCDPLDSHRQWMRVDPTEGGLGRLPFPLASDEDGRVSRAFGVYQDPPGVSLRGLFLIDPAGLVQYQVVHSMGVGRRADEVLRVLGALTSGGMCASGWGPGDATIDPTKILGPGRVVAHYRIDRKLGSGTFAAVFLARDETLKRPVALKVLRPRPGARPRALLDEARAAAALNHPNICTVYAVDDSEGLPIIAMEYVAGPRLDHLIASGGLTVGRSVGIARQVASGMAAAHEAGVVHGDLKPQNILVDVGDLAKIVDFGLAHRVGAPDDPFETIDSRDLSSAGITGTPGYMAPEQTRGEPSSPASDVFAMGSILFELLTGHRAIGAGNVLQVFEQIRNTRPRAPAEQVPAPFSPIIRGALEPEPDRRAITMREIADLLADAPGSTGTR; encoded by the coding sequence GTGCCCGAGCCGATGATCGGCCGCCCGGCCCCGGAGTTCGACCTGGCGAGCGTGTCGGCCGATCGGGGGGAGGGGCGGTCCCGGTCGGTCGACTTCCGGGGGAGGTGGCTGGCGCTGGTCTTCTACCCGAGGGACTTCTCGCTGGTCTGCCCGACCGAGCTGACGGCGCTGGCCGATCGGATCGACGAGTTCGAGGCCATCGGCTGCGGCGTGCTCGGCGTCAGCTGCGACCCGCTGGACTCGCACCGCCAGTGGATGCGGGTCGATCCGACGGAGGGGGGACTGGGACGGCTCCCCTTCCCGCTGGCCAGCGACGAGGACGGTCGGGTGAGCCGGGCCTTCGGGGTCTACCAGGATCCCCCGGGGGTCTCCCTGAGGGGGCTGTTCCTGATCGACCCGGCGGGGCTCGTGCAGTACCAGGTGGTGCACAGCATGGGGGTCGGCCGGAGGGCGGACGAGGTGCTCCGGGTCCTCGGGGCGCTGACCAGCGGCGGGATGTGCGCCTCGGGCTGGGGGCCGGGGGACGCGACGATCGACCCGACCAAGATCCTCGGCCCCGGCCGGGTGGTGGCCCACTACCGGATCGATCGCAAGCTGGGATCGGGGACCTTCGCGGCCGTCTTCCTGGCCCGGGACGAGACCCTCAAGCGCCCGGTCGCCCTGAAGGTGCTGCGCCCGAGGCCCGGCGCCCGGCCCCGGGCCCTGCTCGACGAGGCCCGGGCCGCGGCGGCCCTGAACCACCCGAACATCTGCACCGTCTACGCGGTGGATGACAGCGAGGGGCTGCCGATCATCGCCATGGAGTACGTGGCCGGCCCCCGCCTGGACCACCTGATCGCCTCGGGGGGCCTGACGGTCGGACGGTCGGTCGGGATCGCCCGGCAGGTCGCCTCGGGGATGGCGGCGGCCCACGAGGCGGGGGTGGTCCACGGCGACTTGAAGCCGCAGAACATCCTGGTCGACGTCGGCGACCTCGCCAAGATCGTCGACTTCGGCCTCGCCCACCGGGTCGGCGCCCCCGACGACCCCTTCGAGACGATCGACAGCCGGGATCTCTCCTCGGCCGGCATCACCGGCACCCCCGGGTACATGGCCCCCGAGCAGACCCGCGGGGAGCCGTCCTCGCCCGCCTCCGACGTCTTCGCGATGGGGTCGATCCTCTTCGAGCTGCTCACCGGCCATCGCGCCATCGGCGCCGGCAACGTCCTCCAGGTCTTCGAGCAGATCCGGAACACCCGGCCCAGGGCGCCGGCCGAGCAGGTGCCGGCCCCCTTCTCCCCGATCATCCGCGGGGCACTCGAGCCGGAGCCCGACCGCAGGGCGATCACCATGAGGGAGATCGCCGACCTCCTGGCGGACGCCCCCGGTTCGACGGGAACCCGCTGA
- a CDS encoding cobyrinic acid a,c-diamide synthase translates to MGIALLAAMAEKGVRVQHFRSWACPIGTRAIGGLTGLPGRHLDAWLMTPEVCRSVFDRGARSADLAVVEGAIEEIPAPAGGPSYEDLCVSTCGRPGALLPLADAIDAPIIAAVPCDRLDAFHLPHLVRGVDGIVLDGLEDRREFASMRRMVELVLDRPVLGALEALPSAREALRVARRDQALDPRLASALARSLGRFSDLDAMLELASSRPMPPSDPAALPPIGLPFKVAYAHDDAFGDYFPDTLELLETLGAELVEFSPLSDGDLPPGVDLVMIGCGFPDRFAEELSANACLIAALRSWVCRGKPLYAEGGGCAYLGRFMKLGDRDVPGVGLFPFDAALRPDPEPPAPVYRTLCRSGLLGPGGTVVRGYHSNRWHLRPAPEPGDCPAQSGYLTAERDVAYRRNAVGSLIHLHLAALPQVVSSLAGLGRRGFASPTIGGR, encoded by the coding sequence GTGGGGATCGCCTTGCTCGCCGCGATGGCCGAGAAGGGGGTGCGGGTCCAGCACTTCCGGTCCTGGGCCTGCCCGATCGGCACCCGGGCGATCGGTGGCCTGACCGGCCTGCCGGGCCGGCATTTGGACGCCTGGCTGATGACGCCGGAGGTGTGCCGGTCGGTCTTCGATCGGGGCGCCCGGTCGGCGGACCTGGCGGTCGTCGAGGGGGCCATCGAGGAGATCCCGGCCCCGGCCGGCGGGCCGAGCTACGAGGATCTCTGCGTCTCCACCTGCGGTCGGCCCGGGGCGTTGCTGCCGCTGGCCGACGCGATCGACGCGCCGATCATCGCGGCCGTCCCCTGCGACCGGCTCGACGCGTTCCACCTGCCTCACCTGGTCCGGGGGGTGGACGGGATCGTGCTGGACGGCCTGGAGGACCGCCGCGAGTTCGCCTCGATGCGGAGGATGGTCGAGCTGGTGCTCGATCGCCCGGTGCTCGGCGCCCTGGAGGCCCTGCCTTCGGCCCGGGAGGCGCTGCGGGTGGCCCGTCGGGACCAGGCACTCGACCCCCGGCTGGCCTCGGCCCTCGCGAGGAGCCTCGGCCGCTTCTCCGACCTCGACGCGATGCTCGAGCTGGCGTCCAGCCGTCCCATGCCGCCGTCGGACCCGGCCGCACTGCCGCCCATCGGCCTGCCGTTCAAGGTCGCCTACGCCCACGACGACGCCTTCGGCGACTACTTCCCCGATACGCTGGAGCTGCTCGAGACGCTCGGCGCCGAGTTGGTCGAGTTCTCTCCCCTGTCCGACGGCGACCTGCCGCCGGGGGTCGACCTGGTCATGATCGGCTGCGGCTTCCCCGATCGCTTCGCCGAGGAACTGTCGGCCAACGCCTGCCTGATCGCCGCGCTGCGGTCCTGGGTCTGCCGGGGGAAGCCGCTCTACGCCGAGGGGGGCGGCTGTGCCTATCTCGGCCGCTTCATGAAGCTGGGAGACCGGGACGTGCCCGGCGTCGGCCTCTTCCCGTTCGACGCGGCGCTCCGGCCCGACCCCGAGCCGCCGGCACCCGTCTACCGGACCCTCTGTCGGTCGGGGCTCCTCGGGCCCGGGGGCACGGTGGTCCGAGGCTACCACTCCAACCGTTGGCACCTGCGGCCCGCCCCCGAACCCGGGGACTGCCCGGCCCAGTCCGGCTACCTGACCGCCGAGCGGGACGTGGCCTACCGTCGCAATGCCGTCGGCAGCCTGATCCACCTGCACTTGGCCGCCCTGCCCCAGGTCGTCTCCTCCCTCGCCGGCCTCGGCCGCCGCGGGTTCGCCTCGCCGACGATCGGCGGACGCTGA
- the rbsD gene encoding D-ribose pyranase has protein sequence MKKRGILNPAICSLLAELGHLDELLIVDAGYPLPPDGHVIDLTLTPGIPRFLDVLKAIAEELVIEAVTVPAEIHDYSPEMYQKVIDLLGSDIDVDEEPLHEFKEKGLDAKGIIRTGEFTPYASVRVLCGSPF, from the coding sequence ATGAAGAAGCGCGGCATCCTCAATCCGGCGATCTGCTCGCTGCTGGCCGAGCTGGGCCACCTGGACGAGCTGCTCATCGTCGACGCCGGATACCCGCTGCCGCCGGACGGTCACGTCATCGACCTGACCCTGACGCCCGGCATCCCCCGATTCCTCGACGTCCTGAAGGCGATCGCCGAGGAGCTGGTGATCGAGGCGGTGACGGTACCCGCCGAGATCCACGACTACAGCCCCGAGATGTACCAGAAGGTCATCGACCTGCTGGGCAGCGACATCGACGTCGACGAGGAGCCGCTGCACGAGTTCAAGGAGAAGGGGCTCGACGCCAAGGGGATCATCCGGACCGGCGAGTTCACCCCCTACGCCAGCGTCCGGGTCCTCTGCGGCAGCCCCTTCTGA
- a CDS encoding Ldh family oxidoreductase yields MPTIPADALTEFTVRIFEAAGVPTGESRVVADGLVGANLRGHDSHGVMRVPQYVGFVKDGIYKPGVPLRIEVEGPAMIVADGQWGFGQVQAHRMLDHLIPKAQSMGIAAGAARDCGHVGRLGEYAERAAELGMVLLATVNNNGAGQRVAPPGGVAPRLGTNPLCAAVPTDDGPVVLDFGTSVAAEGKVRVYHINNQPVPEGWLLDHEGRPTTDPGVLYSKPSGSILPMGGAQAYKGFGLALVLDMLAGGLSGGRACHEGAPPARGNNLLFLLLDPVRFSGSAAMLRESTGVVRFVRQTPTAEGVEAITLPGDPERKALDARSRGGIPLSEGHWGKLVELANELGVEVPAVEAG; encoded by the coding sequence GTGCCGACGATCCCAGCCGACGCCCTGACCGAGTTCACCGTCCGGATCTTCGAGGCCGCCGGGGTGCCGACGGGGGAGTCGAGGGTGGTGGCCGATGGGCTCGTCGGCGCCAATCTCCGGGGGCACGATTCGCACGGGGTGATGCGGGTGCCGCAGTACGTCGGCTTCGTCAAGGACGGCATCTACAAGCCGGGCGTCCCGCTGCGGATCGAGGTGGAAGGGCCGGCGATGATCGTCGCCGACGGCCAGTGGGGCTTCGGCCAGGTGCAGGCGCATCGCATGCTCGACCACCTGATCCCCAAGGCCCAGTCGATGGGGATCGCCGCCGGGGCCGCCCGGGACTGCGGCCACGTCGGCCGCCTCGGGGAGTACGCCGAGCGGGCGGCCGAGCTGGGCATGGTCCTGCTGGCGACGGTGAACAATAACGGCGCCGGACAGCGCGTGGCGCCCCCGGGAGGGGTCGCCCCGAGGCTGGGGACCAATCCCCTCTGCGCCGCCGTGCCGACCGACGACGGCCCCGTCGTGCTCGACTTCGGCACGAGCGTCGCCGCCGAGGGGAAGGTCCGGGTCTACCACATCAACAATCAGCCCGTGCCCGAGGGCTGGCTGCTCGACCACGAGGGCAGGCCGACGACCGACCCGGGCGTCCTCTATTCTAAGCCTTCGGGGTCGATCCTCCCGATGGGTGGCGCGCAGGCGTACAAGGGGTTCGGCCTAGCGCTGGTGCTGGACATGCTCGCCGGCGGGCTCTCCGGGGGCCGGGCCTGCCACGAGGGGGCCCCGCCGGCCCGGGGCAACAACCTGCTGTTCCTGCTGCTCGACCCCGTCCGGTTCTCCGGCAGCGCGGCCATGCTCCGGGAGTCGACCGGCGTCGTCCGGTTCGTCCGGCAGACGCCGACGGCCGAGGGGGTAGAGGCGATCACCCTGCCCGGCGACCCCGAACGCAAGGCGCTCGACGCCCGATCCCGGGGAGGCATCCCGCTCTCCGAGGGGCATTGGGGCAAGCTCGTCGAACTGGCCAACGAACTCGGGGTCGAGGTGCCGGCGGTCGAGGCCGGCTGA